A window of Adhaeribacter arboris genomic DNA:
ATGCTTGGTACTCTTAGTTCCCATTCCAATACATCGCCATCTTCTTCGTCGTATAGTAAACCATTGCATTCAAAATGGTTTTTCTTCAGTATTCCTATCGAGCCCAGATTGTCTGGCAGCGTTCGGGCGGTAATTTTAACGGACGAATCGGTTTTTAGGGAAAGTTCTACTAATTGCCGGCAAATTTCGGTACCTAAACCCCTGCCTCGAAAATTTTTAAAAGTACCGTAAGAAATCTCTACCTTACCGTTACTGGGTTTGCCTTTGTATCCGCCACAACCAACCAGAGAATTTTCGTCGTTGGTTGCAAAATAGCCGATCCAAGGTTTATGGAAACCAACCCGTTTGTAAAATCCAGGATATACCTGAAGAATTTCCCGGCATTCTGGGTTATGCCCAAACCGGTAATTCTGTTTTTCGTCTACTTCTATGGGCAATAGCTTCATTGTTTTATTGGGTTTCGTTTTACTTACCAGAAGGTTGGCGCAATTTGAATAAACCGCAGCCGGTTTAGAGTAATTAAAGATAAATTTCCCGGATTTACAAGGATTTTTTTGATATCGTTTAACCAAATTGAAAATCAAAAATGCGGGCTAAATACTTTTCCGACTTACTTTATTCAAAAATAATTTAAAATCAAGTTTAGGAAGTTATCGGTACCTCCCAGATATAACTGGTAGAAATAAAATTAGCTTTCCTTTTAGCTTAAAAACCTTTTGGTGTACCTTTCTAATTTATAATTTCTAATTTTAATTTGGCAAGCGCCAGAAATAAACTTTAATTCCGCGAAACCTAAATGGAAAAATGAAAGCTTTCACGTGGCTGAAATAAGTTCTTGGGTATTTGTGTCGAAAACTAGAATTCCTTCGTCGGTATCATTCCGTTGGCCCATTAATAAACCTTGTTTATTCCAAACGGATGTTTTCCCGCCGCATTCCATACCACCCGCGGGCCCCACGCAGTTCGACATAAATACCTGCATAGAATACGTTTTGGCAATCCCGGCCAATCTTGGTAAAGCTCTATCTAAGCCTTGCACCGATTTTGCCACACTGGTCAAGTACACGCCAGCTCCTTGTTTAAAGGCCGTTTCTGCGTGTTCCGGAACGGATATTTCGTAACAAATTGCCATGGCTATATGCGAATGATTTTCGATTAAACCCGGCGAGTTGGGGCCACAAACAAAAAAACTTTCTTCGTCGGGGTGTAAAAACTGCTTGGCATAGGTTTGCGGGGCTTGATGCGGATGAAAAAGAACCAGGCCAATGTGTACTCCCGCAGCGTTTTTAATGGGTAATCCTATCCCAATAATTATCTGGTGGGTATCACTAATTGCTTGAAAATCGTTCAGCCTATTATCATCCGGCTTGGTCGCTAATTTACGGGCAAGTTCCGGTTCGTAACCCGTCAGAGATAGTTCCGGAAAAATAATTAGGTCTGCATCCAGGGAAAGAGCCTGGTCGATTAATTTTTTATGATTTTCTATATTCTTCGGAATATCTCCTTTAATGGGCCGGGTTTGGGCTACACCAATTCTCATTTTACACTTGTTTAACTAACCCGAATAATTTAAGAAATTTACATTTTACTTTTCTGGCTTTTTGGGTAAAGGTGATAAGGTTACAGGTTGGCGTATTTTCTTATAAGTTTATCTAATTTTTGAGAAATATCTCCTGTTAAAACTCCGCCGTGATAGCACACTAGTTTTTGAATATCCAGTTGCTGAAGTTTTTTTATCGATTTTACGGCTTCTTTTAAATCCAGAGTAAAATCTGGATTGGCTATTTCTAATTCATTTTTTTCGATTACCACCGCATCGGCAGCAATCAGGGTTTTACTTTCGGGCAGGTAAAGCGAAATATGACCGGGCATGTGGCCGGGAGTTTTTAGTACCCGAACGCCCGGTAGAAAAGGTAATTCCCCTTCGGCAAAGGTAGCATCTACGAGCACTGGTTTAATTTGCTTCAACATTTCCTGAAAAGCATAAGCGCCTGGTTTTTGCTCTTCGGGCAACGACTCGTATAAGCTTTCAGCCTGTTGTAAGCGTAAACTTTTTTTCTGACCATTTATATAAGGCTCCTCCATTTCCGGGGAGTATATTTTTATGGTTGGGTATTTTTCTTTCAGCTCAAACAAGCAGCCTAAATGATCCATATCGTGGTGCGTTATAATAATGCCCGTTAGATCTTGAAGCGATAAACCTTGTTGGTGAGCGGCGGCTTCGAGTAAAGGAATAAACCCAGCATAGCCGCCGTCAATTAGAATGAGTTCTTGGTCATTTTGTAAAATTACCGGGTAAAGTGCTTTTGCTACCCCCTCAAAGGTAAATTGTACTTCTAAAACGTAATGGTTCATGGGGGTAAGGAGTAATTAATTTCTCTAAAAGATGCTTTTTTAACTTTAATCAGGAGCCGATAAAAGTTTTCTCATCACCAAATCACATCGGGGCGATGCGGCCGCTGTTTGTTTTACTTTCCGGAAGCCAAAGCTTTCGTAGAGCTGAATGGCCGCTGCCATGGTATGCACAGTTTCGAGTAATATTTCCTGAAAGCCCAGGTAAATGGCTCTTGCTATAATTTTCTCCAGGAGTAGTCGGCCTAATCCTACGCCGCGGTAATCTTTCGCGACGTACATTTTTCTTAATTTGGCGGTAGTTGAATTTACTTTATAAAGAGCGACGGTACCTACAATTTGGGCTTGGTTGGTTTGAAGCGTTTCAAAAGCGCCTCCTGCATTTATATAAGTGGTTTCAATGTTTGCTAAATCACTTTCCGAAGATTCCGGGGAATACGTTAAGTTAAATTCTTGTAAACACTTTTTAACTAAACTTACAATTTCCGGAATATCCGGGTTGGTAGCTGGGCGAAATTTTAAATTTTCAGATACCATGAAAGTTAAGTTTCCGTTTTTTACTTCTAAAAGTAGTTTAATTACCTAACGTTTCCATTCTCCACCACACAAAAAAGATTGCCGTCCGGGTCTTCTAACACGATAAAATCACTTTTGGGCGGATAGCGCCAAGGATATTTTTTGGCTCCCAGTTTTATTAATCTTTCTACTTCTTCTTTTTGTCGGCGGGTGTACAAATCCAGGTGAATCCAGCTTCTTTGCCCGGAACGTTTTTCCGGAGCTTTGTCTAGAGACAGATTTTGGGCCTATTCCTTGAGGATCGCATAAAACTACCCATAAAACTACCCAACCGGCCTGCGCCGGCTCTCTTGGTACATAGCGGAGCGCTTCCTGCCAAAACTCCAGCATTTTTGCAAAATCAAAACACCGTATCACAATAGAGCCGATTTTCATGGAAAAGACCAAAGTACCCAGCTACAAGACATAAGACTTATTCTGAGTTAAAACGATTGATTTTAAGTCCTTTGTGTATCATCTTCCAGTCAATTTAACCAGAGCGACTTTGTCCGGTGACTTAATCGTAAATAATTGATAATCTAATTTCAGCTATCGAATAAACAATCCAACTGCTTGTTTGGAAATTGCATGTAATTAGTAGGTTTTAGCTAAAGAATACTGGAAACATCTTCCCAAATATACCGGCAAACCTGAGCTTTGGTTTTATCAATGTTTTCCGTTTCTATGGTTTGAAAGTTTTTGCCGCCTAAACGATCGTAGAAAGCGCGGGCATTTTTATTTAATTCATAAACCCACAAATACATATTCGGAAGGTCGGCCGAGCTTTTTATATACTTCGCGCTTTCTTTCAGGAGTAAAGCGCCCACGCCGGATTTTTGTAGCTCTTTAGCAACGTGGAGATTGTCGATATAGGAACCGAAAACCGGATCACTGTTTAAATAAAAACAAGAAAAGCCAACTATATTTTCAGCTAAAGTGGCCAGCAGCATTTTTTGGTTTGCACGCGGGCTTTGCAGTCTTTGGTGCCAAACATTCAAACGATCTTGCTCCACTTCCTTATCTAAAAAATAATCGCTCATTATTCCCCGGTAATGTTGCTGCCAACTGGCAGCGTGGAGCTTGGCGATGGCAACATGGTCTGAAAACTGAGCATCTCGTAATATAATCATGCGGGAGGTTTAAAAACTAAATTCTATTTTCCAGATGTATGGTGTAGCTCACAATGCTAAGATATTTAATTAGGCGACCACTTTCAATTTTCTGGTTCCTGTTCTTCGCCAATTAGGGTCGGCAAAAGTTCGGGTAAAACCTGGGCGGAGCAAACAAAATGATGATTAAGCTGTTGTAGAATAGGTATTTATTTACGATTTCGCAATAAAAATATATACTAAACATAGGGTAACACGTATTTAAACCTAGTAACTGACCCGGTGAGTGATTAGATGAGCCGGAAAATAGATTTTATCTGCGGCAGGTGAAATACGGGTTAGGTTTTAGCTGTAAAACATACTTAAATATAAATTTAAATAATAGCTATGGCCAGTAATACCATTTCCACCGAAAGTTTTGGCATTCGTTACGGTATAATTGCCGCCGCTGCCATGATTGCCTACTTCCTTTTTATTAATGTTATTAATTTGCAAGACATGGAGGTAGTACGCTTTGCCAGTAATATTTTTATTTTAGTAGCGGTAATTTGGGCGATAAATGCCTATAAAAACCGGAGTCGTGGCCCAATGCCTTATTTGCCCGGTTTAGCGGTAGGTTTTCTGGTGGGTCTGATTAGTTCGGTATTGTACGCTTTTTTTATTTACGTATATGCCAAATTCCTCAATCCGGATTACGCCACCGTTTTAAAAACCCAGGACTACTACGGTTCGGTATTATCGCCGATGATGTTGGCCGGAGCTATTACTATTTTAGGTACGGCCGTAGGCACCATGACCGGTTATATTATGATGATGGCCTACGATAACTCCGGTGCCCGTACGGCAGATTAAATGAATAAATTCGTTTTATTTTGCGCTTATATTGGAAAAACGGAAAACCGGTAGAATCACCGGTTTTTTTAGTAGCCATCATTTCTGTTTAGCTTTTATAAGGTTTGTTTTCCAATGAAGCTAAATAAAAAATAAATTACCTTCTTTTAAACCGGCTTCGTATTTAGCTTTATCAAAGCGGTACAAATAAGGCGATTTATGAGCTCCGCCCTTCCGGCGGATGGGTAATCTTTCCAGGATACCTAAACCCAGCAGCTTTCTTTGAAAATTCCGCGGATCTAATTTTCGGTCCAGGATGGTTTCGTAAAGCTTTTGCAATTCGGGCAAGGTAAATTCGTGCGGCAATAGATTATACCCAATGGGTTGCCAGCTTAACTGGTTGCGTAAGGCTTGCAAGGCCACCTGAATAATATGATTATGGTCGAAAAGCAGAAAAGGAATTTCCCGGATATCCCACCACTGGCATTCGTCGGTGTAAGCATCGGGAGTAGGATTAACGCGGGAATAGTCTACTAAGGCGTAATAACCAATAGAAACGGCCCGCTCGTACCAAAGCTCCGGATCGAAAATTAATTTCAACTTTTCCTGAATCTCTGCCCGGCTATAACGCTCCACTTCACCAAAAACATGAAACTGCTGCAGAAAAATATCGTCGAGCCCGGTTCTTTCTTGTAAGATGCGTTGGGCCGCCGCATTTACCGATTCGTTTTGCCGGATGGGGCCGCCCGGTAAACTCCATTCCTGCGTATTTTTCCAGCGCAGCAACAACACCCGTAACTGGTTATTGTGAAACCCTAAAATGATACAATCCAGCGTAAGCTGGGGTATTAACGGAGCATTATTTTTCTCTGGTTCCAACCAGGACTCGGGTAGTATAGCCATACGGTAAGATAAATATTTTATTGTGTTACTTTGACATATTGATAAAAGTTTCTATTATTATGTAAAAGTTACATAATGTAAGGAACGCATTTTCTTAAATCTAATTCAGCATGGGTATTTTTAAAAAATTTATTTTTTG
This region includes:
- a CDS encoding NUDIX hydrolase, with amino-acid sequence MAILPESWLEPEKNNAPLIPQLTLDCIILGFHNNQLRVLLLRWKNTQEWSLPGGPIRQNESVNAAAQRILQERTGLDDIFLQQFHVFGEVERYSRAEIQEKLKLIFDPELWYERAVSIGYYALVDYSRVNPTPDAYTDECQWWDIREIPFLLFDHNHIIQVALQALRNQLSWQPIGYNLLPHEFTLPELQKLYETILDRKLDPRNFQRKLLGLGILERLPIRRKGGAHKSPYLYRFDKAKYEAGLKEGNLFFI
- a CDS encoding GNAT family N-acetyltransferase; this encodes MIILRDAQFSDHVAIAKLHAASWQQHYRGIMSDYFLDKEVEQDRLNVWHQRLQSPRANQKMLLATLAENIVGFSCFYLNSDPVFGSYIDNLHVAKELQKSGVGALLLKESAKYIKSSADLPNMYLWVYELNKNARAFYDRLGGKNFQTIETENIDKTKAQVCRYIWEDVSSIL
- a CDS encoding carbon-nitrogen hydrolase family protein, which codes for MRIGVAQTRPIKGDIPKNIENHKKLIDQALSLDADLIIFPELSLTGYEPELARKLATKPDDNRLNDFQAISDTHQIIIGIGLPIKNAAGVHIGLVLFHPHQAPQTYAKQFLHPDEESFFVCGPNSPGLIENHSHIAMAICYEISVPEHAETAFKQGAGVYLTSVAKSVQGLDRALPRLAGIAKTYSMQVFMSNCVGPAGGMECGGKTSVWNKQGLLMGQRNDTDEGILVFDTNTQELISAT
- a CDS encoding MBL fold metallo-hydrolase codes for the protein MNHYVLEVQFTFEGVAKALYPVILQNDQELILIDGGYAGFIPLLEAAAHQQGLSLQDLTGIIITHHDMDHLGCLFELKEKYPTIKIYSPEMEEPYINGQKKSLRLQQAESLYESLPEEQKPGAYAFQEMLKQIKPVLVDATFAEGELPFLPGVRVLKTPGHMPGHISLYLPESKTLIAADAVVIEKNELEIANPDFTLDLKEAVKSIKKLQQLDIQKLVCYHGGVLTGDISQKLDKLIRKYANL
- a CDS encoding GNAT family N-acetyltransferase, translating into MVSENLKFRPATNPDIPEIVSLVKKCLQEFNLTYSPESSESDLANIETTYINAGGAFETLQTNQAQIVGTVALYKVNSTTAKLRKMYVAKDYRGVGLGRLLLEKIIARAIYLGFQEILLETVHTMAAAIQLYESFGFRKVKQTAAASPRCDLVMRKLLSAPD
- a CDS encoding VOC family protein; amino-acid sequence: MSLDKAPEKRSGQRSWIHLDLYTRRQKEEVERLIKLGAKKYPWRYPPKSDFIVLEDPDGNLFCVVENGNVR
- a CDS encoding DUF4199 domain-containing protein produces the protein MASNTISTESFGIRYGIIAAAAMIAYFLFINVINLQDMEVVRFASNIFILVAVIWAINAYKNRSRGPMPYLPGLAVGFLVGLISSVLYAFFIYVYAKFLNPDYATVLKTQDYYGSVLSPMMLAGAITILGTAVGTMTGYIMMMAYDNSGARTAD
- a CDS encoding GNAT family N-acetyltransferase, with protein sequence MKLLPIEVDEKQNYRFGHNPECREILQVYPGFYKRVGFHKPWIGYFATNDENSLVGCGGYKGKPSNGKVEISYGTFKNFRGRGLGTEICRQLVELSLKTDSSVKITARTLPDNLGSIGILKKNHFECNGLLYDEEDGDVLEWELRVPSIK